A genomic window from Pocillopora verrucosa isolate sample1 chromosome 7, ASM3666991v2, whole genome shotgun sequence includes:
- the LOC131792063 gene encoding RNA-binding protein 25-like isoform X2 produces the protein MSYHPPPPQPLGAPPAGIHLPPGLPPPGSLPGGLPPPPPFPGPPGFPPPPMPPPGTTVPPTIPTKPPIAVPGVPPLGVPPGLPLLPTPTAPSGRTPYKHENKQNNNNQNQNQANSTSTTTVFVGNITERASDALIRQILTKCGVVVNWKRVQGAKGKLQAFGFCDYGDPESGLRSIRLLHNKVLGDKALVVKVDAKTKTYLDEYKAEKKKEMKKNAEEKKKEDGEADDDEDDDNDDLDGETLVEDTRVKKAIEQIILEHSDILNRKLESEPYRATHSGSEQNLEGLDMDNEKKSLVSREIRSFRDTYRREDKKKEEEKSERKDKDRDRDKERERDREKDRDRDRDRDRDKDRERERERERERERKREREERERREKDRDRDDRDRDRDRDRDREKAREKERESERDREKEREYDEDEELDRRQRERRQREKDASYQKRLKTWENRERKRAREYEREMEKEGEKKDEQARERKHLQEFLEDYDDDKDDPKYYKGSALQRRRREREMEVETDERDRQREMEEIEEIRKQIVDNRPEDMDEQDGKESEKEEEVKPALQPTFKPAVISQPQPVEPAPISNWSPSPRSTDSMSPVTIGIKRGRENGQEPESEVEPAPKKAFGFEMKLSSNMPSNQASRKKLESVFGGGDDDDGTGVTPKRKLVKLDEDDMAKDDSNEAEDKKRIIKSLIERIPTAKDELFAYSLDWTMIDQGLVDRRIRPWVNKKIIEYIGEEELTLTDFICSKVIARSSPKHILEDVSMVLDEEAEVFVVKMWRLLIYETEAKKLGLQAL, from the exons ATGTCGTATCATCCGCCTCCACCGCAACCACTGGGTGCTCCTCCAGCGGGAATACATCTTCCGCCAGGGTTACCACCTCCTGGTAGTTTACCGGGCGGACTTCCCCCCCCACCACCGTTCCCCGGACCTCCTGGCTTTCCGCCACCACCGATGCCTCCTCCGGGTACAACAg TCCCACCAACAATACCAACCAAACCTCCTATTGCTGTACCAGGAGTACCTCCTTTAGGAGTC CCCCCAGGTTTACCACTTCTTCCCACTCCAACAGCTCCGTCAGGACGAACACCatacaaacatgaaaataaacaGAATAATAATAACCAG AATCAAAACCAAGCAAATTCAACCTCGACAACAACAGTGTTTGTAGGTAACATAACTGAAAGAGCTTCTGATGCACTTATTAGACAAATTTTAACG AAATGTGGTGTAGTAGTGAACTGGAAACGGGTACAAGGAGCCAAGGGAAAGTTACAGG CATTTGGATTCTGTGACTATGGAGATCCAGAATCAGGTCTACGATCAATTAGATTACTTCACAACAAAGTATTAGGAGACAAGGCATTAGTT GTGAAAGTGGATGCAAAAACGAAGACTTATCTCGATGAATACAAagctgagaagaaaaaagaaatgaaaaag AATGccgaggaaaagaaaaaagaggacgGAGAggctgatgatgatgaagatgatgataatgatgatctTGATGGCGAAACCCTG gtAGAAGATACAAGAGTCAAGAAAGCCATTGAACAAATCATTTTAGAGCATTCTGATATTTTAAACAGGAAATTAGAAA GTGAACCTTACAGAGCTACACACAGTGGTTCAGAG caaaatttgGAAGGTTTGGATATGGACAATGAAAAGAAGAGCTTAGTGTCACGAGAGATTAGAAGCTTCAGAGATACTTACAGA AGAGAGgacaagaaaaaggaagaagagaaaTCGGAGAGGAAAGACAAAGACAGGGACAGAGACAAAGAACGAGAAAGGGATCGAGAGAAAGACCGAGATCGAGACAGGGACCGGGACCGAGACAAGGACAGAGAACGAGAACgtgagagagaaagagaaagagaaaggaagcGTGAGCGTGAGGAAAGGGAACGTCGAGAAAAAGACCGTGATCGCGACGATCGTGACCGTGATCGTGATAGAGATCGTGATCGTGAGAAGGCGCGTGAAAAAGAGCGGGAGTCTGAACGTGACCGAGAAAAGGAACGTGAATATGACGAAGATGAAGAGCTGGATAGACGACAGCGAGAGAGAAGACAACGGGAGAAAGATGCCTCTTACCAGAAG CGGTTGAAAACATGGGAAAATAGAGAACGTAAAAGAGCTCGGGAATATGAACGAGAAATGGAAAAAGAAGGCGAGAAGAAAGATGAACAG GCACGTGAGAGGAAGCATTTACAGGAATTTCTTGAAGATTACGATGACGACAAGGACGATCCAAAATACTACAA GGGAAGTGCGCTACAGAGACGGCGACGCGAAAGAGAAATGGAGGTAGAAACAGACGAACGAGATCGCCAGCGAGAAATGGAGGAAATAGAAGAGATTAGAAAACAGATTGTTGATAATCGGCCTGAAGATATGGATGAACAG GACGGTAAGGAGAGTGAGAAGGAGGAGGAAGTCAAACCGGCTTTACAACCGACTTTCAAGCCAGCCGTGATATCACAACCTCAGCCG GTCGAACCTGCTCCTATATCGAATTGGTCACCAAGCCCCAGATCAACCGACTCGATGTCACCAGTCACTATCGGCATAAAAAGAGGGCGAGAGAATGGGCAAGAGCCAGAATCGGAAGTTGAACCAGCTCCTAAGAAGGCGTTTGGATTTGAAATGAAGCTGAGTAGTAACATG CCCTCGAACCAAGCGAGTCGTAAAAAGCTGGAGTCAGTCTTTGGCGGAGGTGACGATGACGACGGAACAGGAGTGACTCCTAAGCGGAAACTGGTCAAACTGGACGAGGACGATATGGCTAAGGATGACAGTAACGAGGCTGAAGATAAGAAACGGATTATTAAGTCGCTTATAGAACGTATTCCTACTGCTAAAGATGAACTGTTTGCTTATAGCTTGGACTGGACTATGATCGACCAG GGTCTTGTAGATCGCAGGATACGTCCTTGGGTTAATAAGAAAATTATCGAGTACATTGGCGAAGAGGAGCTGACCTTAACAGATTTCATTTGTAGCAAG gtCATAGCTAGAAGTTCGCCAAAACACATCCTTGAGGACGTCTCTATG GTCCTGGATGAAGAAGCAGAGGTTTTTGTGGTCAAGATGTGGCGCCTTCTCATCTACGAAACAGAGGCTAAGAAGCTGGG ACTCCAGGCTCTCTAA
- the LOC131792063 gene encoding RNA-binding protein 25-like isoform X1, with amino-acid sequence MSYHPPPPQPLGAPPAGIHLPPGLPPPGSLPGGLPPPPPFPGPPGFPPPPMPPPGTTVPPTIPTKPPIAVPGVPPLGVPPGLPLLPTPTAPSGRTPYKHENKQNNNNQNQNQANSTSTTTVFVGNITERASDALIRQILTKCGVVVNWKRVQGAKGKLQAFGFCDYGDPESGLRSIRLLHNKVLGDKALVVKVDAKTKTYLDEYKAEKKKEMKKNAEEKKKEDGEADDDEDDDNDDLDGETLVEDTRVKKAIEQIILEHSDILNRKLESEPYRATHSGSEQNLEGLDMDNEKKSLVSREIRSFRDTYRREDKKKEEEKSERKDKDRDRDKERERDREKDRDRDRDRDRDKDRERERERERERERKREREERERREKDRDRDDRDRDRDRDRDREKAREKERESERDREKEREYDEDEELDRRQRERRQREKDASYQKRLKTWENRERKRAREYEREMEKEGEKKDEQARERKHLQEFLEDYDDDKDDPKYYKGSALQRRRREREMEVETDERDRQREMEEIEEIRKQIVDNRPEDMDEQDGKESEKEEEVKPALQPTFKPAVISQPQPFVPQVEPAPISNWSPSPRSTDSMSPVTIGIKRGRENGQEPESEVEPAPKKAFGFEMKLSSNMPSNQASRKKLESVFGGGDDDDGTGVTPKRKLVKLDEDDMAKDDSNEAEDKKRIIKSLIERIPTAKDELFAYSLDWTMIDQGLVDRRIRPWVNKKIIEYIGEEELTLTDFICSKVIARSSPKHILEDVSMVLDEEAEVFVVKMWRLLIYETEAKKLGLQAL; translated from the exons ATGTCGTATCATCCGCCTCCACCGCAACCACTGGGTGCTCCTCCAGCGGGAATACATCTTCCGCCAGGGTTACCACCTCCTGGTAGTTTACCGGGCGGACTTCCCCCCCCACCACCGTTCCCCGGACCTCCTGGCTTTCCGCCACCACCGATGCCTCCTCCGGGTACAACAg TCCCACCAACAATACCAACCAAACCTCCTATTGCTGTACCAGGAGTACCTCCTTTAGGAGTC CCCCCAGGTTTACCACTTCTTCCCACTCCAACAGCTCCGTCAGGACGAACACCatacaaacatgaaaataaacaGAATAATAATAACCAG AATCAAAACCAAGCAAATTCAACCTCGACAACAACAGTGTTTGTAGGTAACATAACTGAAAGAGCTTCTGATGCACTTATTAGACAAATTTTAACG AAATGTGGTGTAGTAGTGAACTGGAAACGGGTACAAGGAGCCAAGGGAAAGTTACAGG CATTTGGATTCTGTGACTATGGAGATCCAGAATCAGGTCTACGATCAATTAGATTACTTCACAACAAAGTATTAGGAGACAAGGCATTAGTT GTGAAAGTGGATGCAAAAACGAAGACTTATCTCGATGAATACAAagctgagaagaaaaaagaaatgaaaaag AATGccgaggaaaagaaaaaagaggacgGAGAggctgatgatgatgaagatgatgataatgatgatctTGATGGCGAAACCCTG gtAGAAGATACAAGAGTCAAGAAAGCCATTGAACAAATCATTTTAGAGCATTCTGATATTTTAAACAGGAAATTAGAAA GTGAACCTTACAGAGCTACACACAGTGGTTCAGAG caaaatttgGAAGGTTTGGATATGGACAATGAAAAGAAGAGCTTAGTGTCACGAGAGATTAGAAGCTTCAGAGATACTTACAGA AGAGAGgacaagaaaaaggaagaagagaaaTCGGAGAGGAAAGACAAAGACAGGGACAGAGACAAAGAACGAGAAAGGGATCGAGAGAAAGACCGAGATCGAGACAGGGACCGGGACCGAGACAAGGACAGAGAACGAGAACgtgagagagaaagagaaagagaaaggaagcGTGAGCGTGAGGAAAGGGAACGTCGAGAAAAAGACCGTGATCGCGACGATCGTGACCGTGATCGTGATAGAGATCGTGATCGTGAGAAGGCGCGTGAAAAAGAGCGGGAGTCTGAACGTGACCGAGAAAAGGAACGTGAATATGACGAAGATGAAGAGCTGGATAGACGACAGCGAGAGAGAAGACAACGGGAGAAAGATGCCTCTTACCAGAAG CGGTTGAAAACATGGGAAAATAGAGAACGTAAAAGAGCTCGGGAATATGAACGAGAAATGGAAAAAGAAGGCGAGAAGAAAGATGAACAG GCACGTGAGAGGAAGCATTTACAGGAATTTCTTGAAGATTACGATGACGACAAGGACGATCCAAAATACTACAA GGGAAGTGCGCTACAGAGACGGCGACGCGAAAGAGAAATGGAGGTAGAAACAGACGAACGAGATCGCCAGCGAGAAATGGAGGAAATAGAAGAGATTAGAAAACAGATTGTTGATAATCGGCCTGAAGATATGGATGAACAG GACGGTAAGGAGAGTGAGAAGGAGGAGGAAGTCAAACCGGCTTTACAACCGACTTTCAAGCCAGCCGTGATATCACAACCTCAGCCG TTTGTACCTCAGGTCGAACCTGCTCCTATATCGAATTGGTCACCAAGCCCCAGATCAACCGACTCGATGTCACCAGTCACTATCGGCATAAAAAGAGGGCGAGAGAATGGGCAAGAGCCAGAATCGGAAGTTGAACCAGCTCCTAAGAAGGCGTTTGGATTTGAAATGAAGCTGAGTAGTAACATG CCCTCGAACCAAGCGAGTCGTAAAAAGCTGGAGTCAGTCTTTGGCGGAGGTGACGATGACGACGGAACAGGAGTGACTCCTAAGCGGAAACTGGTCAAACTGGACGAGGACGATATGGCTAAGGATGACAGTAACGAGGCTGAAGATAAGAAACGGATTATTAAGTCGCTTATAGAACGTATTCCTACTGCTAAAGATGAACTGTTTGCTTATAGCTTGGACTGGACTATGATCGACCAG GGTCTTGTAGATCGCAGGATACGTCCTTGGGTTAATAAGAAAATTATCGAGTACATTGGCGAAGAGGAGCTGACCTTAACAGATTTCATTTGTAGCAAG gtCATAGCTAGAAGTTCGCCAAAACACATCCTTGAGGACGTCTCTATG GTCCTGGATGAAGAAGCAGAGGTTTTTGTGGTCAAGATGTGGCGCCTTCTCATCTACGAAACAGAGGCTAAGAAGCTGGG ACTCCAGGCTCTCTAA
- the LOC131792131 gene encoding uncharacterized protein yields the protein MMMDDEEALKESVSNLRSAILLHRTDIIRSILSTAADYREEDGLFGDDEEEEAQLGVPKQFYYDEYDDPYDILKMMMNYVDNDAGTCLHLATKLSYADAVRALLAAGSDPTIPNKEGATSFDYCTDKSILGVYNEELLQATANSNTPRVRKLLKAGVSVNASDGATSDNKALHWAASYGNADIVKLLCEHEANVNITNKAGVTPLHDAVNRGDLEIVRILLEYGAATDIKAKEGPCKGKTALNLVTTVEMQELLTSPVIREEKPVTNGAATQQALDSESLPSETSTLPLTPASTSSLPSTPLFKSHVQTLSGMTPPANSDTLDPLFRLVWPHPQVTTQMKGPRFFPTSVLPILIFRELKSDNFQEIVEIWNTVEESFQQVGYSLDLKVVGEASTRRGSVASSIECHVCPHSFNKSESYRITISTVKVVIAASDLPGLWYAVNTLLQILRLFHGNGIPQAQINDWPDLKFRGVLWDVSTGRVPTLETVFSLIDILSAMKINQLQLYMQNTFSFAGHETVWRNNTAYDASDIIKIDSYCKRRYIELVPHVDSLSGFSQWLKFKMYKHLAEEEVDFDPRQQRLPSSLCPTNDESITMVLGLHAQTFACFSSTRFAHVGLDLAPEFGKGKSHVIAKAKGVDEVYMGHLRSMHRSCCRHGRTLQFWANALHDDPEQLWNLPPGVIAMEYGHTVDHDFFKYCKSLADAGISFFVCPGTGSWNSVCGNTDESIAVMNNAVQAAVSCNALGIVICDWSLPGHVNPLSVSIPAFLAGAGLAWKASLDLSTMKSTLPDVLSHHVFMDSSGTFGRALMDLGTTHSNLIKDGSLESRVPSDNRRVHPVAQGPGSQLLWRLLETEGSCNLDKVTSDSLQRAVRQIRNCHKTFIAAELKCKQKTEIIKELEVLVEILLFTTRICRSLILNKKQNSSTSLKDLPAITKTDLANKLLALVDIYQKAYLLRNKHGGLLSALQLLQNFLPHLLPKDEN from the exons aCAGAGAAGAGGATGGGCTCTTTggagatgatgaagaagaagaagctcAATTGGGTGTTCCTAAACAGTTTTATTATGATGAATATGATGATCCTTATGATATtttgaagatgatgatgaactATGTCGACAATGATGCTGGTACATGTCTTCATCTTGCTACTAAG CTCAGCTATGCAGATGCAGTAAGGGCTTTGTTAGCAGCTGGATCTGATCCAACCATTCCAAACAAGGAAGGAGCAACATCATTTGATTACTGTACAGACAAGTCAATCTTGGGAGTTTATAATGAGGAACTACTCCAGGCTACTGCAAACTCAAA TACTCCCAGGGTACGTAAATTGCTGAAGGCAGGAGTCAGTGTGAATGCCAGTGATGGAGCAACAAGTGATAACAAAGCACTCCATTGGGCTGCCAGCTATGGAAATGCTGACATCGTGAAACTTCTATGTG AACATGAAGCCAATGTAAACATCACTAACAAAGCTGGAGTAACTCCCCTTCACGACGCAGTCAACAGAGGAGATTTAGAGATTGTCAGAATATTACTGGAATATGGGGCAGCAACAGATATTAAGGCTAAAGAAGG ACCATGCAAAGGGAAAACAGCACTTAATTTAGTTACTACCGTTGAAATGCAAGAGTTACTAACATCACCTGTCATAAGGGAAGAAAAGCCTGTCACCAATGGAGCTGCCACTCAGCAGGCCTTGGATTCAG AATCGCTGCCGTCAGAGACCAGTACTCTACCACTGACACCAGCAAGTACTTCCTCTCTGCCATCCACTCCTTTGTTCAAGTCTCATGTACAGACACTCTCTGGAATGACCCCACCAGCCAACAGTGATACCCTTGATCCCCTGTTCCGTCTTGTCTGGCCACACCCTCAAGTAACCACCCAAATGAAGGGTCCAAGGTTTTTCCCCACATCTGTCCTTCCAATTCTGATATTTAGGGAGTTAAAATCAG ataactttcaagaaattgtTGAGATTTGGAACACAGTGGAAGAAAGTTTTCAGCAAGTTGGATATTCCTTGGACCTAAAGGTTGTGGGAGAGG CCTCCACAAGGAGAGGGAGTGTTGCAAGTAGCATAGAGTGTCATGTGTGTCCTCATTCATTCAACAAGTCAGAGAGCTATAGGATAACTATTTCAACTGTTAAG GTTGTTATAGCTGCGAGTGATCTCCCAGGGTTGTGGTATGCTGTAAACACTTTACTTCAGATATTGCGACTTTTCCATGGAAATGGGATACCACAAGCGCAG ATCAACGACTGGCCAGACTTGAAATTCAGGGGAGTGTTATGGGATGTTTCAACAGGGCGTGTTCCAACATTA GAAACAGTGTTTTCCCTTATCGACATTTTGTCGGCCATGAAAATCAACCAGCTACAATTATACATGCAGAACACATTTTCCTTTGCTGGACACGAGACAGTTTGGCGGAACAACACGGCTTATGACGCAAG TGATATCATCAAAATAGACAGTTACTGTAAAAGAAGATACATTGAGCTTGTGCCGCATGTTGACAGTTTATCTGGGTTCAGTCAGTG GCTGAAGTTCAAAATGTATAAACATCTAGCAGAGGAAGAGGTTGATTTCGATCCTCGCCAACAAAG ACTGCCATCCAGTCTCTGTCCAACAAACGATGAGAGCATAACTATGGTTCTTGGTCTTCATGCGCAAACTTTCGCATGTTTTTCATCCACAAG GTTTGCTCACGTCGGCTTGGACTTGGCACCAGaatttggaaaaggaaaatcgCACGTTATAGCAAAG GCAAAAGGAGTGGACGAAGTTTACATGGGTCATCTCCGATCCATGCACAGATCTTGTTGTAGACACGGTCGGACCTTGCAGTTTTGGGCCAACGCCCTCCACGATGACCCAGAGCAGCTATGGAATCTTCCTCCAGGGGTGATAGCTATGGAATATGGGCACACG GTTGATCACgacttttttaaatattgcaaaTCACTAGCCGATGCTGG TATTAGCTTTTTTGTCTGCCCAGGAACCGGATCATGGAACAG TGTTTGTGGAAACACGGACGAGAGTATAGCAGTGATGAACAATGCTGTTCAAGCAGCTGTTTCCTGCAACGCTTTAGGTATCGTCATCTGTGATTGGTCGTTACCTGGTCACGTGAATCCACTGAGTGTCAGCATCCCAGCATTCCTTGCGGGTGCAGGGTTAGCGTGGAAGGCCTCCTTAGATTTG TCTACCATGAAGTCCACTCTTCCTGATGTCCTTAGTCACCACGTGTTCATGGACTCATCCGGGACATTTGGCCGAGCACTAATGGACCTAGGCACGACACATTCCAATTTAATCAAAGATGGTTCGCTGGAGTCACGTGTCCCAAGTGATAACAGAAGGGTTCATCCAGTTGCGCAAGGTCCGGGAAGTCAGCTGCTGTGGCGACTGCTGGAGACTGAAGGCTCGTGTAATCTTGATAAAGTTACTTCGGACAGTCTACAG AGAGCTGTGCGTCAGATACGAAACTGTCACAAGACGTTCATAGCAGCGGAACtcaaatgtaaacagaaaaCAGAGATTATAAAGGAACTTGAAGTTTTGGttgaaatattattatttaCCACTAG GATTTGTCGGTCGctgattttaaacaaaaagcAGAATTCAAGCACTTCTCTAAAGGATCTTCCAGCCATCACCAAAACAGACCTAGCAAACAA ATTGTTGGCGCTCGTAGATATTTACCAAAAGGCTTACCTGTTACGGAACAAACATGGCGGACTCCTCAGTGCCTTACAGCTTCTTCAAAACTTCCTGCCCCATCTGCTTCCCAAGGACGAAAATTGA